Proteins encoded by one window of Cannabis sativa cultivar Pink pepper isolate KNU-18-1 chromosome 4, ASM2916894v1, whole genome shotgun sequence:
- the LOC133037009 gene encoding uncharacterized protein LOC133037009, producing MAEKKGNGKKVPHKVMRYFPLTPRLKRLYCSRHTAEDMRWHYSQRPKEDGVLRHPADAEEWKQFDRLYPSFAVEPRNVRLGLATDGPSSPGKDIDVFMRSLIDELKQLWETGVETRDSYNGTVFSMRAAVLWTINDFSAYALMSGWSTKGYMACPTCNEHTPSIGLNSKIGYVGHRRFLEMSDPRRSSKKYNGKPEKRAPPPVLTGDDILSQLNRIPLSLPGKHKQFGGVKRKRSSEELNCLVGTLLSIDGKSKDTDKARMDLQDLQIRRELWLYEDRNGKWKNPPASYTLSVQERIESADFIKSVRFPDGFAANLDKNVNLDTGKIFRFKSHDCHVLLQRLLPEGIRKFLKKEIRDTIIELCVYFKQLCSRTLNVSDLEKMQTNILTILCKLETIFPPAFFDIMVHVVMHLPKEAILGGPVQYRWMYPIERSMSVYMQYVRNRARPEGSIAESFVVNEALTFCSMYFREVETRFNSPDRNNDIVQNMPTR from the exons ATGGCTGAAAAAAAGGGTAATGGTAAAAAAGTTCCTCACAAAGTTATGCGTTACTTCCCACTCACACCGAGACTAAAACGATTATATTGCTCAAGACACACTGCGGAGGATATGCGGTGGCATTACTCACAGAGACCAAAAGAAGACGGTGTGCTTAGGCATCCTGCGGATGCTGAAGAATGGAAGCAATTTGACCGCCTTTATCCGTCTTTTGCTGTTGAACCAAGAAATGTCAGACTGGGCTTGGCTACTGACG GTCCTTCATCTCCTGGGAAAGACATAGATGTATTCATGAGATCGTTAATTGATGAACTAAAACAGTTGTGGGAGACGGGTGTTGAAACCCGAGATTCCTACAACGGAACTGTGTTTTCAATGCGTGCGGCAGTGTTGTGGACAATAAATGATTTTTCTGCTTATGCTCTAATGTCTGGTTGGAGCACAAAAGGGTATATGGCGTGTCCCACTTGCAATGAACACACTCCTTCCATTGGCCTAAATAGTAAGATTGGATATGTTGGCCACAGACGTTTTCTCGAAATGAGTGATCCGAGAAGGAGCAGCAAAAAGTACAATGGTAAGCCTGAGAAGAGAGCACCACCTCCTGTATTGACGGGGGATGATATTTTATCTCAATTAAACCGAATTCCATTGAGTTTGCCTGGAAAACACAAACAGTTCGGGGGTGTGAAACGGAAGCGTTCTAGTGAAGAGCTAAATTG CTTAGTAGGTACTCTTCTAAGTATCGACGGGAAGTCAAAGGATACCGACAAGGCGAGAATGGATTTGCAAGACTTGCAAATACGACGTGAGTTGTGGTTGTATGAAGACCGAAATGGGAAGTGGAAAAATCCTCCAGCTAGTTACACACTTAGTGTCCAAGAACGGATTGAATCTGCAGACTTCATAAAGTCTGTACGATTTCCGGACGGTTTCGCAGCAAACTTAGACAAAAATGTAAATTTGGATACGGGCAAGATTTTCAGGTTcaaatcacatgattgtcatgtGTTGTTACAACGTTTACTACCAGAAGGTATCCGTAAGTTCTTGAAAAAAGAAATTCGGGACACAATCATTGAGCTGTGTGTGTATTTCAAACAATTATGCTCAAGAACACTTAATGTTTCGGATTTAGAAAAAATGCAAACAAATATTCTAACTATTTTGTGCAAGTTAGAAACAATTTTTCCACCGgctttcttcgacataatggtTCACGTAGTTATGCATCTCCCTAAAGAAGCTATACTAGGTGGACCGGTGCAGTACAGGTGGATGTATCCCATTGAGCGGTCAATGTCTGTGTACATGCAATATGTCAGGAATCGTGCCCGTCCGGAAGGCTCTATTGCTGAATCTTTTGTGGTTAATGAGGCATTAACATTTTGCTCAATGTACTTCCGAGAAGTGGAAACTCGATTCAACAGTCCTGACCGGAATAATGACATTGTCCAAAACATGCCAACTCGATAA